The following proteins are encoded in a genomic region of Hyphomicrobiales bacterium:
- a CDS encoding quinone-dependent dihydroorotate dehydrogenase — protein MSFIENLARIGLLKLDAEKAHMAGIKALKRGAIKPSKRVDSPSLRVEVAGLKFPNPLGIAAGFDKNAEVPDALLKRGMGFAEIGTVTPRAQEGNPKPRVFRLPKEKAVINRLGFNNEGHDAAHRRLVMRSMKGGIVGVNIGANKDSSDFIADYVAGIKCFADVATYFTANISSPNTPGLRDLQGVDALRVLLAAVRDTRDEAAIETGYKPPIFLKIAPDISTIEIESIAGEVLDSGIEGMIISNTTVLRDKVKDHPLAGEAGGLSGAPLFDASTLVLARMRKLVGPNFPLIGVGGITDGATALAKMRAGANLLQVYTGLIYGGFTLIDEVKVVLETAVRKEKVKDVSGLVGLDVDQLLSAR, from the coding sequence ATGAGTTTTATTGAAAATCTTGCCCGCATTGGTCTGTTAAAATTAGATGCAGAAAAAGCCCATATGGCGGGTATCAAAGCCCTTAAGCGCGGGGCTATTAAGCCGTCAAAGCGGGTTGATAGCCCGTCATTACGTGTTGAGGTGGCCGGGCTTAAGTTTCCCAACCCCTTAGGCATTGCGGCGGGTTTTGATAAAAACGCTGAGGTGCCCGACGCGCTTTTAAAGCGGGGTATGGGGTTTGCAGAGATAGGCACAGTTACCCCGCGTGCCCAAGAAGGAAACCCGAAACCGCGAGTTTTTCGACTGCCAAAAGAAAAAGCAGTTATTAATCGGCTTGGCTTCAATAATGAGGGCCATGATGCAGCTCACCGCCGTCTTGTCATGCGAAGCATGAAGGGTGGCATTGTTGGTGTTAATATTGGCGCGAATAAAGATTCATCAGATTTTATTGCGGACTACGTTGCGGGCATAAAATGTTTTGCGGATGTGGCCACTTATTTTACAGCCAATATTTCATCTCCGAATACGCCTGGTTTGCGTGATCTACAAGGAGTGGATGCATTGCGTGTGTTGTTGGCGGCTGTGCGTGATACGCGTGATGAGGCCGCGATTGAAACAGGTTATAAACCGCCTATCTTCCTTAAAATTGCACCAGATATTTCGACTATTGAGATTGAAAGTATCGCTGGTGAGGTTCTCGATAGTGGTATTGAAGGAATGATTATTTCCAATACGACCGTGTTGCGAGATAAAGTCAAAGATCACCCTCTTGCGGGTGAAGCGGGGGGTCTATCAGGTGCGCCGCTTTTCGATGCGTCAACATTAGTGCTAGCCAGAATGAGAAAACTGGTGGGTCCGAATTTTCCTCTCATTGGTGTTGGCGGTATCACCGATGGCGCCACGGCTCTTGCTAAAATGCGAGCTGGCGCCAATTTATTACAAGTGTATACCGGCTTGATCTATGGCGGCTTTACGTTGATTGACGAGGTGAAGGTCGTGTTGGAGACGGCAGTTCGCAAAGAAAAGGTGAAAGATGTTTCAGGTCTTGTTGGCCTTGATGTTGATCAGCTTTTATCAGCGCGCTAG
- a CDS encoding DUF952 domain-containing protein, with protein MTLIYKICPKSLWSDAKAKGVFEGAPVDIADGYIHFSSAEQLRETANKHFAGLEDLLLIAVDSSKLGPALKWEPSRGGALFPHLYDALDLANASWIKPLSLGSDGAHEFPPLD; from the coding sequence ATGACGTTAATTTATAAGATTTGCCCAAAATCGTTATGGAGCGATGCAAAAGCCAAGGGTGTTTTTGAAGGCGCGCCTGTCGATATTGCGGATGGCTATATTCATTTTTCCAGCGCTGAGCAATTGAGAGAAACCGCTAATAAGCATTTTGCTGGGCTAGAAGATTTGCTGCTTATCGCGGTTGATAGTTCAAAACTGGGGCCAGCGCTTAAATGGGAGCCTTCGCGTGGCGGTGCTTTATTTCCTCATTTGTATGATGCGTTGGATCTCGCAAATGCCTCCTGGATTAAGCCATTATCGCTTGGTAGTGATGGTGCCCATGAATTTCCACCTTTGGATTAA
- a CDS encoding response regulator transcription factor — protein sequence MSNSPVIIVADDHPLFRDALEGTVSNGFPGATVVTASDLTSTIAALEESSDTDLVLLDLNMPGVQGFSGLIFLRGQYPTIPIVIVSANDNTDTIRRSISLGASGFIPKSSCTDEMKAAIQVVLDGGLWVPDKAVLDGTERDDELLEIASRLATLTPQQMRVLMMLKEGLLNKQIAYELSVSEATVKAHVSAILQKLDVNSRTQAVIVASRIANIDER from the coding sequence TTGAGTAATTCACCTGTTATCATAGTAGCAGACGACCATCCGTTATTTCGCGATGCGCTTGAGGGTACCGTGTCAAACGGTTTTCCCGGCGCAACAGTCGTAACCGCGAGTGATTTAACTTCTACCATTGCAGCGTTAGAAGAATCATCCGATACGGATCTCGTTTTGCTTGATTTGAATATGCCCGGCGTTCAGGGCTTTTCTGGTTTAATTTTTCTACGTGGACAATATCCCACAATACCCATTGTTATCGTTTCAGCTAATGATAACACCGATACAATTCGTCGTTCTATTTCACTTGGCGCCTCTGGCTTCATTCCAAAATCAAGTTGTACTGATGAAATGAAGGCTGCGATTCAAGTGGTGCTTGATGGTGGCCTGTGGGTTCCCGATAAAGCCGTCCTCGATGGCACTGAGCGAGATGATGAATTACTCGAAATTGCCTCTCGTCTTGCGACGCTTACACCCCAGCAAATGCGCGTTTTAATGATGCTGAAAGAAGGGCTTTTGAATAAGCAAATCGCCTATGAACTCTCTGTTTCCGAGGCCACTGTCAAAGCCCATGTTTCCGCTATATTACAAAAGCTCGACGTAAACAGCAGAACACAAGCGGTGATTGTTGCTTCTCGCATTGCGAATATAGACGAACGATAA
- a CDS encoding hybrid sensor histidine kinase/response regulator, which produces MGEIFSALGTTIWNSGLGIVAIALVYMGFLFVVATYGDRQAGSARWIAWRPTVYALSIAVYCTSWTFFGSVGVAARSGFDFLAIYICPVLLVTIGYPLLKRIIRLAKEERITSVADFLAARYGKRQTVAVVATLIAVIGTVPYIALQLKALSTSVTIMVGDNTFQSGSSFPFFSDLPFLIAISMAAFAILFGARHTDATEHQNGLMLAIAAESVIKLVAFLVVGIYVTWVMFDGPVDLYTKGEAAGLLSKSLFQENGDELWISFAILSFFAFFLLPRQFHVMVVESNGGNETRRAIWLFPLYLILINLFVAPIALAGLLSFDSGVSEDSFVLALPILAGADFISLIAFLGGLSAATAMVIVATVALAIMVSNDIVVPMLVRRSSKRIEPYTDMYGLILNIRRCAILVIILLAYVYYRIAGDTAALVSIGILSFAAAAQLAPAFFGGLFWKRATSHGAVAAMAVGFIMWFYTLIIPTFVDSGLLPISLLSEGPFGIAALKPQALLGTEFSSLMHGTLWSLGTNAILFVVVSLMTEQSPVERLQADTFTARNFTPSHVYRRWHSPVKVSVLRSTVGNYLGKERALRSFDRYERENGLKFEQEGVADVPLLRFAEQLLASAIGAASARLVMTLLIRRQDAATEDTILLLDEATAAIQYNRELLQVAIDEVEQGIGVFDSDLRLTCWNRNFRTLLDLPVELGEVGISLGKILRYMAERGEFGLGSIESAIANRISSYSDSSDLIVERLAISRRAMEVRTRPMPEGGFVLSLHDITNRILTEEALTRSNETLEARVRTRTEELTYLNQQLTQAKAEADDANLGKTRFLAAAGHDILQPLNAARLYATTLSDKAHSEEDPATIQYIQKISMSLESVEDILGAVLDIGRLDAGALKACVSTFALQDVFDQLSIEFMPQAKENGLELKIIPTTHFVMSDERLLRRLLQNLLSNAIKYTKSGKVLFGVRQGPNGLRVEVLDTGQGIPEARKTEIFREFHRLEEGARVASGLGLGLSIVERISRVLHHPIHVESILGRGSRFTVVVKRSERPNVLSRPVKEETSLVSTNGGLTGLLVLCVDNEPEILKGMEAMLTGWGCHVLTAATLEEVIDLIDKQGRTPDGIIADYHLDSGTGIDVIEECRKLCNADLHSIIATADRSRSVQTFAEERNIHILRKPLKPAALRALLSQWRARQVAAE; this is translated from the coding sequence ATGGGCGAAATTTTTTCCGCTCTCGGGACAACAATTTGGAATAGCGGGCTTGGTATTGTTGCCATTGCGCTCGTTTATATGGGCTTTTTGTTTGTGGTTGCTACCTATGGCGACCGGCAAGCTGGTTCAGCGCGCTGGATTGCATGGCGGCCAACCGTTTATGCACTTTCAATTGCTGTATACTGCACATCTTGGACATTCTTTGGTTCTGTGGGCGTTGCGGCCCGTTCAGGGTTTGATTTTTTAGCAATCTATATATGCCCTGTTCTTTTGGTCACCATCGGCTATCCCCTGTTGAAGCGGATCATTCGACTTGCCAAAGAAGAGCGTATTACTTCTGTCGCTGACTTTTTGGCGGCCCGTTATGGTAAGCGTCAAACGGTAGCTGTGGTAGCAACGCTGATTGCTGTTATCGGAACCGTTCCTTATATAGCCTTGCAGCTTAAGGCGCTTTCAACATCAGTCACGATTATGGTGGGTGATAATACGTTTCAAAGCGGCAGCAGTTTTCCATTTTTCAGCGACTTACCTTTTTTGATCGCTATCTCAATGGCAGCTTTTGCCATTTTGTTTGGCGCGCGCCACACAGATGCGACAGAGCACCAAAATGGTTTGATGCTGGCCATTGCGGCAGAGTCCGTTATTAAGCTGGTCGCTTTTTTGGTTGTCGGCATCTATGTGACATGGGTGATGTTTGACGGCCCGGTTGATCTTTATACAAAAGGTGAAGCGGCAGGGCTTTTATCAAAATCGCTGTTTCAGGAAAACGGCGATGAGCTTTGGATAAGCTTTGCTATTTTGAGTTTCTTTGCATTTTTTCTATTGCCGCGTCAGTTTCATGTCATGGTGGTGGAAAGCAATGGTGGCAATGAGACGCGCCGTGCAATTTGGCTTTTTCCGCTTTATCTCATTTTGATTAATTTGTTTGTAGCGCCTATCGCTCTTGCCGGACTTTTGTCTTTTGATAGTGGGGTGAGTGAGGATTCTTTTGTTCTCGCTTTGCCTATTTTAGCGGGTGCTGATTTTATATCGTTGATTGCTTTTTTAGGTGGCTTATCAGCGGCTACCGCGATGGTGATTGTGGCAACTGTAGCTCTTGCAATCATGGTTTCAAATGACATCGTAGTGCCGATGTTGGTGCGCCGTTCATCAAAGCGCATTGAGCCTTATACCGACATGTATGGGCTTATATTAAACATCAGGCGTTGCGCCATTTTAGTCATTATTCTGCTGGCTTATGTTTATTATCGTATTGCAGGCGACACGGCGGCACTTGTCTCTATCGGCATTTTATCTTTCGCTGCTGCGGCCCAGCTTGCACCCGCCTTTTTCGGTGGGTTGTTCTGGAAGCGGGCAACCTCCCATGGGGCGGTTGCGGCCATGGCTGTTGGTTTCATCATGTGGTTCTACACATTGATCATACCAACTTTTGTTGATTCAGGCCTGCTTCCTATATCGCTTTTAAGTGAGGGACCTTTTGGTATTGCAGCTCTTAAACCACAGGCGCTTTTAGGCACAGAGTTTTCCTCACTGATGCATGGCACCCTGTGGTCACTAGGAACTAATGCCATCTTGTTCGTGGTTGTGTCTTTAATGACCGAGCAGTCACCGGTGGAACGACTGCAGGCTGATACATTCACAGCGCGCAACTTTACTCCATCTCATGTTTATCGCCGCTGGCATTCACCCGTTAAAGTATCTGTTTTACGCTCAACTGTCGGCAATTATCTTGGCAAGGAGCGTGCTCTACGTTCTTTCGACCGTTATGAGCGTGAGAATGGTTTGAAATTTGAGCAAGAAGGAGTGGCCGATGTTCCTCTTTTGCGCTTTGCTGAACAGCTGCTGGCCTCTGCGATTGGGGCAGCGTCGGCCCGACTTGTGATGACACTGCTTATCCGTCGTCAAGATGCCGCCACAGAAGATACTATTTTGCTTCTTGATGAGGCCACAGCCGCCATCCAATATAATCGGGAATTGCTTCAAGTTGCGATTGATGAAGTGGAGCAGGGGATCGGGGTTTTTGATAGCGATCTTAGATTGACATGCTGGAATCGCAATTTTCGCACGCTACTCGATTTACCAGTAGAACTAGGTGAAGTTGGAATATCTCTTGGCAAAATATTGAGATATATGGCTGAGCGCGGTGAGTTTGGGCTTGGTTCTATTGAATCGGCAATTGCTAACCGCATATCCTCTTACAGTGATAGCTCTGATTTAATCGTTGAACGGTTAGCAATAAGCCGCCGGGCAATGGAAGTACGTACCCGACCCATGCCGGAGGGCGGCTTTGTTTTATCCCTTCATGATATTACAAACCGAATTTTAACGGAGGAAGCACTAACCCGCTCCAATGAAACACTTGAAGCGCGTGTGCGCACGAGAACGGAAGAACTGACATATTTAAACCAGCAGCTTACACAGGCGAAGGCTGAAGCAGATGACGCTAACCTTGGCAAAACGCGTTTTCTCGCGGCCGCTGGGCACGATATTTTGCAGCCTTTGAATGCGGCACGTCTTTATGCAACTACCTTATCAGATAAGGCACATAGCGAAGAAGATCCAGCGACCATACAGTATATTCAAAAAATCAGCATGTCGCTTGAAAGCGTGGAGGATATTCTAGGCGCGGTTCTTGATATTGGTAGGCTTGATGCAGGGGCATTAAAAGCCTGTGTTAGTACTTTTGCGCTGCAAGATGTATTTGACCAGCTGAGTATAGAATTTATGCCTCAAGCGAAAGAAAATGGGTTGGAATTAAAAATCATTCCAACAACGCATTTTGTGATGTCGGATGAGCGTCTTTTACGACGTCTTTTGCAAAACTTATTATCGAATGCGATAAAATATACGAAGTCGGGCAAAGTATTATTTGGAGTGCGCCAAGGGCCTAACGGCCTTCGAGTTGAAGTTCTTGATACTGGACAGGGCATTCCTGAAGCCCGAAAAACTGAGATTTTCCGTGAATTTCATCGCTTAGAAGAAGGCGCGCGTGTTGCATCTGGATTGGGGCTTGGTCTTTCAATTGTGGAGCGTATTTCGCGCGTGTTGCATCATCCAATTCATGTCGAATCTATTCTTGGGAGGGGTTCACGGTTTACCGTTGTAGTTAAGCGCAGTGAGAGACCTAATGTATTATCGCGTCCTGTAAAAGAGGAGACATCATTAGTTTCTACAAATGGTGGATTAACCGGTTTATTGGTTTTATGTGTCGATAATGAACCAGAAATACTGAAAGGGATGGAGGCTATGTTAACTGGTTGGGGCTGCCATGTCTTAACAGCGGCCACCTTGGAGGAGGTGATTGACTTGATAGATAAACAAGGGCGCACTCCCGATGGTATAATTGCTGATTATCATCTTGATAGCGGTACGGGCATTGATGTAATTGAAGAATGCCGAAAACTGTGTAATGCAGATTTACATAGTATAATAGCCACGGCAGATAGATCGCGCTCAGTGCAGACTTTCGCCGAGGAGCGCAACATTCATATTTTGAGAAAACCGCTAAAACCAGCAGCATTGCGTGCACTTCTATCTCAATGGCGCGCCAGACAGGTTGCTGCAGAATAA
- the mscL gene encoding large conductance mechanosensitive channel protein MscL: MLKEFKEFAMKGNMVDMAVGIIIGAAFGVVISSLVDDVFMPVIGLLLGGLDFSNLFIVLGEGTFATIDQAKEAGVATMNIGLFINAIIKFIIVAFALFLVIKGVNSAKKKEEEAPAAPPAQEVLLTEIRDLLKK, from the coding sequence ATGCTTAAAGAATTCAAAGAGTTTGCCATGAAAGGCAATATGGTAGACATGGCTGTCGGTATAATCATCGGCGCCGCATTTGGAGTTGTGATATCATCGCTTGTTGATGATGTGTTCATGCCAGTAATTGGCTTGCTATTGGGCGGTCTCGACTTCTCAAATCTCTTTATTGTGCTTGGCGAAGGTACATTTGCAACTATAGATCAGGCAAAAGAAGCCGGTGTTGCTACGATGAACATTGGCCTCTTCATCAATGCGATCATTAAATTCATCATTGTTGCCTTTGCTCTATTCTTGGTCATCAAGGGTGTTAATTCAGCCAAGAAGAAAGAAGAAGAAGCACCAGCAGCTCCGCCTGCACAGGAAGTTCTTCTTACAGAGATCCGTGATCTTCTGAAAAAATAA
- a CDS encoding response regulator, which yields MTDVDFSELSFVVAEDGAYMRTIIRNMLQGFGCRKIHEAEDGAAALELIERVMPDIVLLDWVMPVLDGSDVMRMIRQPEHPMAYVPVIMVTAYAERKRIMEARQLGVHEVLSKPLSAKAISQRIRSVILQPRPFINEGGYFGPEPRDVISNRSTASAALRAKEQAKAQ from the coding sequence GTGACTGATGTCGATTTTTCTGAACTTTCTTTTGTCGTTGCTGAGGATGGAGCCTATATGCGCACCATCATTCGAAACATGCTGCAAGGTTTTGGTTGTCGAAAAATACATGAAGCTGAAGATGGGGCCGCCGCCCTTGAGCTGATTGAGCGCGTGATGCCCGATATTGTGTTGCTTGACTGGGTGATGCCAGTACTTGATGGCTCCGATGTCATGCGCATGATCCGCCAGCCCGAGCACCCTATGGCCTATGTCCCGGTGATCATGGTAACAGCCTATGCCGAACGCAAACGCATCATGGAGGCTCGACAGCTAGGGGTGCATGAAGTGTTAAGCAAGCCCTTATCTGCTAAAGCCATTTCCCAGCGTATCCGCTCAGTTATTTTACAGCCTCGCCCTTTTATCAACGAAGGCGGCTATTTTGGGCCAGAACCGCGCGATGTTATTTCAAACCGTTCCACTGCCTCTGCAGCGCTGCGTGCTAAAGAGCAGGCAAAAGCACAATAA
- a CDS encoding DUF1636 domain-containing protein produces the protein MTRTIIVCQTCKFSQEAKLNDEGLAGGEILTKHLEDVLGEREDLVIQKQDCLWACSDHCNVLMSDSKRFSYLAGRFEPKREAAEAIVQWFDKHGENKTGQVPFREWPDEMRGHFIARLPAQNSPSSTDTE, from the coding sequence ATGACCCGCACCATTATTGTTTGCCAAACTTGCAAGTTTTCACAAGAGGCTAAACTTAATGATGAAGGGCTTGCCGGTGGAGAAATTCTCACCAAACATCTGGAAGATGTGTTGGGAGAGCGTGAGGATTTAGTCATCCAAAAACAAGATTGCCTATGGGCCTGTTCTGATCATTGCAATGTATTGATGTCAGATAGCAAGCGGTTTTCTTATCTTGCAGGCCGCTTTGAGCCCAAGCGTGAGGCGGCAGAAGCTATCGTTCAGTGGTTTGACAAACATGGCGAAAACAAAACCGGCCAAGTGCCGTTTCGCGAATGGCCAGATGAAATGCGTGGTCATTTTATCGCGCGTTTGCCTGCCCAAAATTCACCCTCTTCGACGGACACCGAGTGA